The Mytilus galloprovincialis chromosome 2, xbMytGall1.hap1.1, whole genome shotgun sequence genome has a window encoding:
- the LOC143065183 gene encoding integrin alpha-9-like isoform X3 has product MWKTYISCCSFVIIFHFISDVLSFNLNIDLAKTFQGNPSGYFGYTTDFLLTRESPPKKWILVGAPTSQDKFQTNVNKPGALFKCDPNGISSSCEQIEIGRGGNVEDTDYAGNQIYHGKDNGWLGGSLAVGDAVLICAPRWQNNIETLENQSPLSHMNGICYEIPRVLDTFTIGKYPFLSKDKDQRTLNESHYYYHYMHGMMGMSAQYTGDTDEIMLIGAPGLRDASGGLVEFGNNVVKIASESYDQERNNDYFGYALTSGKFLGDGANYIALGGPRGNSGTGQVKIVKLVNTSYYEVKAIVNGVEPGSYFGSVLCAVDVDNTKNSDVLVVGAPFYGNLTQINIDVNNINEDEGKVYVYGFDRTNGMFKELQQLSGSNTKNSRFGSAICSPGDINNDGALDIAIGAPFEEDGKGAIYIFNGYQGKFWHRPSQIIKASSINSNLKEFGMYLSQFNMDVDDNLYNDLVIGAPGSDSVVMLKSNPTISMEVSLKTSLINPVNVIQDDDERFAIQVCFKYTGDKSSPPDVIVNYTVFIDNSMTQQGIQERILAEDGSYTVAGDKKVIKGYEIPQCSNNYTVVIQKYRVKDIVTPVTFVVKYAIKHQSGTGLNCSTSPCPVISVFDAKRQVPDADFFIEERIETTFLLKSIVKFKKDCGTDNICETDMKLDVNPKYNYGKRDSLVRGPEAGFHLDVNVTNLRESSYGTLLKIDAPNYISYLKVKTHSVPPVRCSPRNIDETKSILECELSDLEQPFVTGRVDRFTIYFEARYAPVAVNNFDVNINLETKSEDINKSNNKKVLQMKVESFADIAFDGVGNPELFVTSKTKVDKVTHRFDFTNNGPSILESHKGSHSVFTVKYPSVVIDQKSILKVTELNFVVPSKTLYFDCGPSIIKTLVPVTSRLNSTLTYKLTQRNEAMENSLNYNCELGGCKMVECEISPLDVKAFVTIKLTYDMDVDILAKVKSRSSKVESLSVASIATASMQPNIGLTSPLSHSALAKTDVVPAEQKKESVEWWVVLLPIVLALIVLAIVIFVFWKFGFFKRKHLDEIANRKKSQKYVEPKSDEEKLIEENGKDKEKEALNETKEEGPPVDIPHDTT; this is encoded by the exons GAAATGTTGAAGACACAGATTATGCTGGAAATCAGATTTACCATGGAAAAGATAACGGATGGCTAGGTGGTTCTCTCGCTGTTGGTGATGCTGTTTTG ATTTGTGCTCCAAGATGGCAAAATAACATTGAAACGCTTGAAAACCAAAGTCCTTTGTCCCACATGAATGGTATTTGCTATGAAATCCCAAGAGTTTTGGACACTTTTACCATAGGCAAATATCCATTCTTGTCAAAAGATAAAGATCAAAGAACCTTAAATGAGTCACATTATTATTACCATTATATGCATGGTATGATGGGAATGTCTGCACAATATACGGGAGAT actGATGAAATAATGTTGATTGGTGCACCAGGCTTACGTGATGCATCGG gtGGTCTTGTTGAATTTGGGAACAATGTGGTAAAAATAGCATCAGAATCATATGATCAGGAGAGAAACAATGATTATTTTG GTTATGCTCTAACATCAGGGAAGTTTTTAGGAGATGGTGCTAATTATATTGCTTTAGGTGGTCCACGAGGTAATAGTGGGACAGGACAG gTAAAAATTGTGAAGTTGGTAAATACTTCGTATTATGAAGTGAAAGCTATAGTCAATGGAGTAGAG CCAGGAAGTTATTTTGGGAGTGTGCTGTGTGCTGTTGATGTGGATAACACAAAGAATAGTGATGTTCTGGTTGTTGGAGCACCATTTTATGGTAACCTCACACAAATCAATATTGACGTAAATAATATCAACGAGGATGAAGGAAAAGTTTATGTGTATGGTTTTGATAGGACAAAT GGTATGTTCAAAGAATTGCAACAGCTGAGTGGATCTAACACTAAGAACTCCAGATTTGGCTCAGCTATTTGTAGTCCAGGAGATATTAACAATGATGGGGCTTTAG acaTTGCCATAGGAGCTCCATTTGAGGAGGATGGAAAAGGTGCTATATATATCTTTAACGGTTATCAAGGGAAATTCTGGCATCGACCATCACAGATAATAAAGGCTAGTTCAATAAACAGCAACCTGAAAGAGTTTGGAATGTATTTGTCACAGTTTAATATGGATGTGGATGATAATTTATACAATG ATCTGGTAATAGGAGCTCCAGGATCTGATAGTGTTGTTATGTTAAAATCTAATCCCACTATATCGATGGAAGTCAGTCTTAAAACTAGTCTTATTAATCCAGTTAATGTCATACAAGATGATGATGAGAGGTTTGCCATCCAAGTCTGTTTCAAATATACCGGAGATAAAAGTTCACCACCAGATGTCA TTGTGAACTACactgtttttattgacaacagtaTGACTCAACAAGGAATACAAGAAAGGATTCTAGCAGAAGATGGGAGTTATACTGTGGCAGGTGACAAGAAGGTCATCAAAGGTTATGAAATACCACAATGTTCTAATAATTATACAGTTGTAATACAG aaatATAGAGTAAAAGATATTGTGACCCCGGTGACCTTTGTTGTCAAATATGCCATTAAGCACCAATCAGGAACaggtttgaattgttctacaagTCCATGTCCAGTTATTAGTGTGTTTGATGCTAAGAGACAGGTTCCTGATGCAGATTTCTTCATAGAAGAG AGGATTGAAACTACATTTCTTTTAAAAAGCATA gtTAAATTCAAAAAAGATTGTGGTACAGATAACATTTGTGAGACAGATATGAAATTAGACGTTAATCCAAAATATAATTATGGAAAGAGAGATTCCTTGGTCAGAGGACCAGAAGCAGGCTTTCATTTAGATGTTAATGTAACTAACTTGAGAGAATCCTCGTATGGAACATTATTGAAGATTGATGCACCTAATTACATCAGCTATTTGAAGGTCAAAACACATTCAGTACCCCCTGTGAGATGTTCACCACGTAACATTGACGAGACCAAATCTATACTAGAATGTGAATTATCTGATTTAGAACAGCCGTTTGTGACGGGTAGAGTTGACAGATTTACTATTTATTTTGAAGCTCGTTATGCTCCTGTTGCTGTCAATAATTTTGACGTAAACATAAATCTAGAAACCAAAAGTGAAGATATAAACAAGTCAAATAATAAGAAAGTACTACAAATGAAAGTTGAGTCATTTGCTGACATAGCATTTGATGG GGTTGGCAATCCAGAATTGTTTGTAACTAGCAAAACTAAAGTGGATAAAGTTACACATAGATTTGATTTTACCAACAATGGACCTAGTATCCTGGAGTCTCACAAGGGGTCTCATTCAGTATTTACTGTCAAATACCCTAGTGTAGTTATTGACCAGAAATCTATCCTGAAAGTAACTGAACTG AATTTTGTTGTTCCTAGCAAAACATTGTATTTTGATTGTGGACCATCTATAATAAAGACATTAGTTCCAGTTACTTCCAGATTGAACTCTACTCTAACTTATAAGTTAACACAAAGAAATGAAGCAATGGAGAATAGTTTAAACTAT AATTGTGAATTAGGTGGCTGTAAGATGGTTGAATGTGAAATTTCCCCACTGGACGTGAAAGCTTTTGTCACAATAAAGTTAACTTATGATATGGACGTAGATATATTAGCTAAAGTCAAG AGTCGGAGTTCGAAAGTAGAGAGTTTATCTGTAGCATCTATAGCAACAGCATCTATGCAACCAAATATTGGATTAACATCGCCTCTTAGCCATTCAGCTTTG gccAAGACAGATGTTGTACCAGCAGAACAGAAGAAGGAGAGTGTTGAGTGGTGGGTGGTGTTATTACCAATCGTATTAGCACTGATTGTATTGGCCAtagttatttttgtattttggaaG TTTGGATTCTTTAAACGAAAACATTTAGATGAAATTGCAAACAGAAAGAAATCTCAAAAATACGTAGAACCAAAAAGTGATGAAGAGAAATTAATAGAGGAGAATGGCAAAGATAAAGAAAAAGAGGCGCTTAATGAAACAAAGGAAGAAGGACCTCCAGTTGAT